The genomic DNA TTCCGTCCCGTTCACGAAGCCAGTCAAAGATCTTTTCTTTGTATTTTTCTCTGGTCATGCCGAAAACCGAAGGCGGAGGGATGGCAGGAAGTGGCTGAGGAGCTGTGATTTCTTCTAAGGTACAATCGCCAATCCAATCACGTTTCTTATGCCAGTACATCTTGCTCTTGTCCTGCATAGCGGACAGCTGCTGTGACACAAACTTTGTTTCAGACCCAAGCTTGAAAAATAACTTTACAAACTCTTTTTCCCAGGCCTTGGCCGAGGAAATCATCCCTTCTTGTAGAGTCCCAAACTCAAAGTCTATTGTTTTGGCCAACTTGACATCAGAAGCATGCAAAACAGATAGCTTTTCATTGATTGAATCCAAGGAAGAACAAACAAACTTACGAAATAACTCAAACGAAGCATGCATCATACTAACCTGTGAGGTTAGCGAATCCAAAGTCTCAACAGACGCAAAATGTTGATTAAGATTAGCCAAAGCGGcagaatttttatttaatttaatcaaCAAAGAATTAAGCAGAGTATTTGTAGGCTGATCAAAGGGGTCTGAGGCATAGTTTGGGGATTTTGGAAGTCCAGCAACGTACCTATGAGTTTCATCAAAAAGCAATTTATTTGACTCTGAAACAAACAAATTATTTGCTGTTAAAACAGACAAATCAAACAACGTACAAATTTTCTCAGATTGAACATAAGAAACAGAGACACAAAAATACCGAAACACTTTAGACAAAAGTGCAGGATAAGAAAAATGCATCGACTCATGAGTCGAGCAATGGTGCATATTTTTGATAATCAGGGAAGACACATCACAAGGAACCTTTTTGACAAACatagaaattaaaatcgaatctTGAAAAGTGATTCGATCTCGACCACTTTTACGAGGCAACAAATTCGTATGAAACAGTTTAAAAACCAAAAGAGAGAGTGGAGTTAAATCTGATACCGATGGTTTGATGGAAACATCAACAAAGTTCTCGCCAACAATAGCTTTGAGCTGTCCTCATAATGAAGCCCCGTAACATCAACAAACACCTGGTGTGTTGTGAAAGGACACACCCCTTGATCTGACAAACCTCCAATTCTGGAAAGAGCATCAGCCTTGAAAATGACAGGAGTTCCTCGAACATTGGAAAACACAATGCCTTCTGAAAGAAATTGAAAATTTGCATAGAACACACGGACAAGCTCTGGGTAGATAACTTCTTCCGGTGATAACAACGATTCACACCCTTGGAACTTGAACAACTCATACACTCCAACTCGGGTCAATAACTCAATATCACAAATCTGCTCCTTAAGAATAGGCTTTGTTAAGATTTTGGAGCCGCTTTCTTTTGCATGTCTGTCGAACGAATCAGGAGATGCTTCACTTGATGCTTCGGAAACAACGGTAGCAACACGGCAACGCTTCGAACCAGACGGATCAGCGGTCGGGGTTTGGTTAGCAGTGGATCTCGAACGACGAGCCATGGAAGAGGGAAGTTTTAGGGTTAAGAGATAAAAGAAGAGGTTTTGAAAAGAGAGTGAAGGAGTAGAATGaagaaaaatgaaaagattaagAAAGGGGGTTTAAAAAGAAGTAGGAACTGAAGAGTTAGAGATGGAAGAGGAAGTGAACAGTTGCAAGACAGAAGTGATGTATTGAAAGAGCAATACATGCACGAAAAACGAGGAAGTGATAAATCTAATCAAAAGATATCCTAAATCTATTAGCAAAAAAAACATGCAACAACACAGGgactaaaaataaaaaaaatgtaaaaCTAATTATTATACAAGCAGATAAACACAGGTAACAAACAGATAAGCACATGTACCAGTTAATGATTAACACTAAAATTAAAAAGCAATTAATCACTGTTACGCCCAGATCCTTATGCCCAGATCCTTTCGGTCGCGTGAACAGGCTTCGGCTGGAGTGAAGATGGTTTCGGCCatacctgaaagtgaagagaatgtgagggtttgtacccccgattcacctccggtgtgagaatcagaATCTGGCTGTAAAAGTAGGGTAGTAATACAAGAGAAGCAGAGTGTTGAGAATGTGTATATCTTTTGTCTTACTTCACAAGGGTTTTTATACCCAATCCTGCCATGAATGTTCATCCGTTACAAGTCATTAAGGAGGGAGTGAAAATGGGGCGTTATGTCCCTTGTTCTGTCCAACGGTCCGCGAGTAGTGGGCCTCGGCCTGGGCTTCCGTGGGCCTTCGTTACGCGGGCCTAGAGGTCCTTCGGCCCAGTAGCTTAACCGCTTATTGGGCCTTTGTTCAATGGGCCTTATTGGGCCTATAACCAACATGTCTTTGTCCTTCGGCTAGGCCTTCGGGCCGGCCGACGGACACCAGTCTCGGCCCATATTGGGGTGAAGAAACCCTAGGGCGATCGCTTCAATCCCGCCTCGATCTTCGGTCGTACACGTGGCAAGCTTGTGGGGACTTGCAGTGCATTAATGTGACAGCTGTTGGCACGTCGTTCCATGACTGATTCTCAGCCGTTGAATGTCAACCGTCTTGATCTGGGACGTCCATTTCAAAAACCCCCAAAACGTCGTTTTTCTAAATTTATTTTAGGCGCCTATATAAGCCCATTTGTGTGTTTCATTTTCTTTTTATCACTTTAGTTCCCCCATACACAGTGACAGATCGCGGTGAATCTTCCAATCACGGGCAACAGCAACTCCATCTTCCCAAATCATCCCATTTCAATCCAAGAACATCTCCAAATAAGTAAGTCTCTTTTCTTGTTTTCCAGTTTTGAATTTGCATTCTAATTTTCTGTGTTTTAGGGAGTTTGCATATGGACTTAGTGGTTTTGTTCTGGATTCACGGGGTTTTTCTGGGTTTTGTGCGTGTGCCATTGCATTTTTCTGGGGTTTTTGGGTATTTCTGGGTAGGTAATATAGGTTTCTGGGTTTTACCAATTTGAGGAGGCCCCACAGGTTTAAAGATGGCATGCGAGGCATTTTCTGACCAAGAACGTTCTTCGGAATTTCATGGTTTTAGAACGTCTTTCGGGAGCCGACCCAGGGCGTAAACAGGTGGTTTGGAGTGATGTTTGCGAAAGGTTCTGTAGGCAAGAACATCCTTCGGGAGGGCTTGCCTCAGGAGCAGCCTCCAGGGTTCTGGTTCGTTCGGTCCTGGGACGTGTACTCGGGTTTTTACTTTTTCTTTTATATCTGCTAATCCGAGTACATGGACTAATGTCACTCTGTTCCTGATACAGGGACATGGACCGAGCAAACCGTCCCCCAGATTCTTGGGACCCCTTGTCGAACAGCTTGGTGGGAACGTCTTCCATTCGCCCCGAGCGGACGGGACGGGCCCTATATGGTTCGGTTGCCGACTATCCCGCATCCAATAATAGATCTGAACTGACGAAAGGATGCGTAGTTCAGATGTATGATGATTACTCTGTCCCTCGAGGGCTTTGTTGGCTGTACGCACCGAGGGAGGGTGAAAGAATCTACGACACTTCCGGCGTGCCGGATGGATATGGAGGTTGCGCCGTAGGGATTTCGGAGGCGGGCTTCAAGTGTGGCTTGAGGGTGTCACCGTTGAAGCTGATCAAGCACCTTTTCTTCCAGATGGGTATCGCCCTCGGACAGATGGACCCGAACGGGTTCATCCATATTAACTGTTTTCAGAACAGGTGTCTTCACGCTGGGATCGCACCCAGCACTCGCCTATTCTGGTACCATTATGATTTTCGGAAGAATCCGAAGAGTTCTGGTTTTTACACCATCATCCGTCGAGCAGGGCGACCTGATTGGACGGTGACCAAATTCGAACAATAAAtccactcacactcattggtgtTATGTGAGTGGTCCAACGTTGGCGGCCATGTCGGTTTGGCGAGATGTGAATCTCGCGTTGCTTCTCATGCCGAGCCTGACCTTGGAGGAGAAGGAGAACTACACGGCGTTAGTGGACATCAATGTGAAGAAGCTGGGTCCCGGAGAGTTTCGGGACAAGGATTGGCTCTTCAGCTTGTGGGGTGGGGGTAACAAAACTTCTTCCTTATCTTTTCTTTAGTTTTTTCCCACCACCTGTATATTTGCTTGTTATGAATTTGCTTATATATGCCCGGACTGACTTATTTCCCCTTTATATTTCAGTGTCTTCGAGAGAGGCCTTGATCGAGAGGAAGAAGGCCAGGGCGGCCGAGAAGAAGGCGGTTGAGGCGGTGGCGAAGAAGGTGGCTGATAAGGGGGCTACGCCCGATCCTTCGGAGGGCACAGGCGATAGGGCCCAGACCGAGAAGCCTCTGTCGCCCCGTCAATCTCGAGCGGCTTCTGAGGCGTAGGAGGGGGATGATCTGGAGTACATGGGAGAGGGGAACCCTTCCAAGAGGACCCGGAGCAAGGAGGGGATTGTACGCTCTTATCTCCCGGGGTGGGGCGTGCTCACGTCCGACCATACTGTGTACCCATCCCGGCAATCCACGAAGGAGGTGGCTTCGGACCTATGCCATGGCCTTCAGCTCCCTGTCGATCTTCCGACCTTTGCTTCGGCCTCTGCTACCGAAGCCTGCACGGAGCTTCTGTCCTTCCTGTCCTTGGTACGTTTTTTTTTAATCTTTCTATTTTTCTTCCATCTCTTTCCTTTTGGCATCTTTTAGTAATATTTTTGTCGTCCTTTTGCAGGCCACTCCTTGGGCCGCAGCCGTGGAGGATAAGGTTAAGGACATGGAGACTCGCATGGCCGAGGTGAAGGAGTTGGAGAGGAGGGCTACGACGGCCGAGGAGGAACTTGTAAGGGTGAAAGCCCAGAACGAGGTCGAAGCCGCTGAGCTGAAGGGGGACAGATCTTGGCTGGAGACTGAACTGGAGAGGGCGAACTGGAGGATCTCCCACCGGAACGTCCAGCTGAAGAGGTCCCGAAAGGAGCTTCGGAAGAAGCAGAAGCAGCTGGACCGGACAGAGGAACGCTGCTTCCAGTTCGGCGCTGATTATGTCCTGGAGAAGGCCCATGGCCTAAACTGGGATTATAAGCAGTTGCTGGACGACAGCCTGGAGGATCCTATCGGCCGTCCAGCAATCGAAGTCCCTCCTGTCTCCTCTGGCGAAGACGAAGAGCTCTTGGATGAAGACCCTCAAGCCTAAACCCTCAGCACTGAGGTGCTTGACATGACGGAAGATGATCTTTTTGCAAAGTTTTCCGTTGGTGTTTCCATGGTCGTACCCAACTCTTGCAGCGGCATTCTTCGTTCGTCTTCTTGTATTTCTATTTTTTGTAATCGGTACTCTTTATAATTGGCATTTGTATTTGGTATTCTCGCCTTCGGGCTTTTGTAATTTAACTAGCCTTCGGGGTTTTATATTTTAATGCATCTTTTGCTTTTCATCAGCATTGTCTAACTGCATTTAATTATTGTATCTTTGGCTTCATCCGCCTTAATAATCAAAATGAATTGTATCTTTGGCTTCTTTTGccttaacaattttaataataaaatgaatcgtATCTCCGACTTCATTCGCCTCAACGATCTTATCGAATTGTATTTTCGGCTTTATCTGCCTTAATAATCAAAATGAATTGTATCTTTGGCTTCTTTCGccttaacaattttaataataaaatgaatcgtATCTTCGGCTTCATTCGCCTCAATGATCTTATCGAATTGTATCTTCGGCTTTATCTGCCTCAACAATTTTGCTAATTTGAACAAAATGAATTGCATCTTCGGCTTATTCATTCGCCTTAACGATTTTGATGAATTGAATAAAATGAATCGTATCTTCGGCTTATTTATTCGCCTTAATGATTTTAATGAATTGTTGCCTTACTACCCCTTACAGCCCCAAGGGTTAAAGGTCGAAGGGGAGTTCGGGTTGTTAATCCTTTTACTGAATTCAGGCGAGGGAACATGGGTGCTGATCTTTCAGTGATTGCCCCTAGATCAGCACGTCATGGTTCGTTCATCCAAGTGGAGGTCTTCTTCGGGATTGCCCCTAAACCTGGTTTTTGGTTTAATTTTTAATACCTGAGTGAGGCCGAAGGACCATGTTCTTCTTTGGATCGCCCCGGGACAGAGGTTCCTTAGGCCTTTTTAATGATTAAGGGAAGATGAATGATAGGGCGTTATTCCAGGATTGCCCCATAAGGCCCTTAATTCGTGTTTACCAATTTTAAATTGTCATAATAGTGTAGTGATGTTCGAGTTTTGGGCGATTGCCCCTTATGTCTTTTAATTAACAAATTAGACAAGGGCGGCGGCCGAGGGGTTTACCTTCTTCGGGATCACCCTCAGATAATACTCGGTCGGCCGCAACACGTATAAATAAAGAAATTTTGACAAGAAATGCATCTTTATTTAGTCAAATTGTTTACATTCTTCACATATAATTCAAATACAAACTTTTAagaaatttcctactgataaaATTTTGGAAGGAGACTGCCATGCCAAGTGTTTTTGATTGATTCGCCTGACAATGTTCCGAGCTTATAGGTTCCCGGACGAACGACCTCGATCACCTTATAGGGTCCTTCCCAATTAGGCTGGAGCTTTCCTTGTTTGGCCGGCATGGATGCGGCCAACTCCCTTAGGACTAGGTCTCCTACTCCGAAGGACCTTTTTTTCACATTGGAGTCATAGTGTTGTGCCGCTTGCAGTAAATACCTCATGTTTCTTTGATGTGCAgcttctctttcttcttctaGAAAGTCTACATTCTCCTTCAACCCGAAGCTATTAGTTTCCACATTATAGGTCTCGGTTCGGTATGATTCCAAGCCTACCTCAACAGGAACTAGGGCCTCGGTGCCATAGGCCATTCTAAAAGGAGTTTCTCTCGTTGATGTCTGGGGGGTGGTTCGGTAGGCCCATAAGATCCAAGGGAGTTCTTCCGCCCACGTTCCTTTTGCCTCGCCCAGCCTCTTTTTGATTCCCCGAAATATCACTTTGTTCGCCGCCTCGATTGCCCCATTTCCTTCCGGGTGGGCGACTGAGCTAAATTTCTGTTCAATTCCGAAATGGTGCAGAAACTTGCGGAATTTGTTTCCAATAAACTGAGTTCCATTATCTGAGATGCAAGTTTTTGGAATGCCAAACCGGAGAATGACTTGTTCCAGGAAGAACGTTTTAGCGGTTTCTTCGGTTATGGTTGACAGAGGACGGGCTTCGACCCATTTGGTCATGTAGTCGATGGCGATTATGCATTATTTTGCTTGCTTCGTGCTAGTGGGAAGTATGCCAACTATATCCACGGCCCATACGGCGAATGGAATTGGGCTTAGTACAGAGGTCATTTCTTCTGGAGGCTGTTTCGGGACAGTGGCGAACAGCTGGCATTGTACACATCTTTTTGCATAGTCGATGGCGTCTGCCCTCAGAGTGGGCCAGAAGAATCCCTGTTGGAGAATTTTAAGGGCGAGCGACCGACCAGCCAGGTGCTCGCCGCAAATTCCTTCGTGTACTGCCTCCAAAGCCTGTTGATGTTCTTCGTTGTTCAAATAGCGCAGAAGGGGTTGACTGACTGATCGGCGATACATCCGCCCATTGATTATAGTGTAGTTCGATGCTCTGTATTTAATTTTCAGCGCAACCTTTCGGTCGGGTGGTAGAATGCCTTTTTCCAGAAAGTTCCTGAGGGGGGTCATCCAGTTGCTTCCCTGGTGAATTTCAAGACATTCTTTCTTCTCGATCGAAGGCATCTTGGCTTCGGTCAGGTAAATAGAACCATTTAAGTTTCGTGTCTCGGCCGAAGCTAGCCTAGAAAGGGCATCTGCCCTAGAATTGTTCTCTCTGCCAATCTGActtagttcaaaggtttcaaatGATAAAGAAGCCTCGCGTACCTTGGCGGCATAGGCTTTGGTTCGGGTGTCCCTTTGCTTATATTCCCCTGTGAAGTATTTCACGACCAACATGGAGTCACTGAAGGCCCTTAGGTGCTTCGCCTCAAGGCTTCGGGCCAGCTTCATCCCTGCGAGGAGGGCCTCATATTTGGCCTCATTATTTGTCAAGGGGAAGTCGAACCTTATGGCTTGGCATATTTCAAATCCTTCGGGGCTGTAGAGGATCAAGCCGGCCCCACACTTTTTTCCGGCTACCGACCCATCTACAAAAAGCTTCCACTTTCCTGGGATCCGGATTAGTTGTTCATCAGGCGAAAGATCCTTCGGACCCGAGAATGTGCATTCAACCATGAAGTCGGCCAAAGCCTGGGCCTTAATTGCCGTTCGGGGAACGTATTCGAGATCAAATTCCCCGAGTTGGATGGACCATGCTACGACTCTCCCAGAGGCTTCGGGCCTAGTCAAAATCTTCTTCAGAGGTTGGCTGGTGACTTGGACCGTCCGGCCTTGGAAATAATATCGCAATTTTCGGGAGGCCATAACCAACCCATATGCAAATTTTTCGGCGTTGGGGTACCTTATCTCTGCGTCCTTGAGGACATGGGACACGTAGAACACAGGATGTTGATTACCTTCATAATTTTTCACAAGGACGGCCCCAGAGTTCTGTCGGACACAGCTAGATAAAGTTGAAGAGTTTCCTTCGGATCGGGGCTCATCAAGAGTGGTGCCTTCGTCAAATATTCTTTTACTTCTTCGAACGCCTTTTGGCATTCGGGCCCCCACTCAAAATTCTTTGACCCTTTGAGCACGGCGAAGAAAGGAAGTTCTTTTTCAGCTGACCGGGAAATGAAACGCCGAAGGGCGGCGAGCCGGCCTGTCAATTTCTGTATATCTCTGATGCATTTTGGAGGTTCCATATTGATAACTGCTTCGATCTTCTCCGGGTTCGCCTCTATTCCCCGGGCGCTGACCATGTACCCGAGAAACTTTCGACTAGAGACTCCGAAGGTACATTTGTTCGGATTGATCCTCATGTTGTTCTTTCGGAGAGTTTCGAAGCATTCCTTTAAATATTCGGCATGATCTCGGAATAGTGATTTTACTATCATATCATCCACGTATGCTTCCATGTTCCTCCCGATTTGCTCTTTAAAGACCTTGTTCACCATTCGCTGGAATGTGGCTCCAGCGTTCTTCAGTCCGAAGGGCATTTTAATGTAAGCATAAGTCCCCTTCGGAGTTATGAACGCTATCTTGGGCACATCCCTATCATTCATAGAAATTTGATGataactgtaacacccccagatccggggtcggggatccgggtcgtcacgagttccatttcccttaataacacccaatcttaataattactcaactactttgtactgtgaccccactataaacacacacaccacacgttatagtctcagagatgaacatccaaaaataaccacaagtcattttattccacaattatctgccaatacaccttaaaaggtttttctgaataaatttacatttctttgctattattacaattcataaatataaataaatctggtccatcaaaagttgaaagcctagcctattggtagttcctacctcagctacggcggcatcgaTGCTTCTAGAAatctgcggaacgtctcctaatcgcttgcgaatcgggagtttggttctgttcatcttttctatctgttgttgtgtgatgaaagaagaaagcaagggtgagcagcaagcccaccaaaataatatgtataatgattaacaatatatgagcctactcataatactcatgaaagtcttggtcaaaagaaatgaaccaagtttgatatcttaatgcgatgaagtcgcaaaatattcagtatatatacatatatacttttcaaaatattggaagtcctcttccatgcataatatacacaaactcccagtgtataactgtatataaaaaaatatcgttgcaaggtgatctcatatatctaaccttgtctcaacgtttttctgaaaatctttgtcattcataagacaattattaattagatataagtttaaaagatgaggttaccaaataccccaatatacttatatctttcccaatactacttgaactaccaccgttcaagttataatcagtttcaaaagttcatcacatagatgagactacaagacaagatttgaatagattcaatctttgaaatattattgaatgaaataaagttacgagatactttatttagtcccgatatatatatatccacatatatatatctctaaaacatttcctggaacctctgttatgtaaagtatgaacaaagtttgaaacatccaatgaattttggaaaggaaaagaattttggcataaaccagatatcttgctgatcaggcaaagatacccattagtaaccttttctactagtagatggacgaattccccactggtcatcaccctggccgcattaggacctatgctggactgccactcagccacttatgcatttgatggactcccattgagccacttacactatcatggacgcccactgagcccatgttgcttatgccgactcaatagatggacttacttcccgaacgttgggtaagtaatcaattcatttaccaaaacagcaacctcgttgcgaatataaatacaccactgagccggattccccaggttttgagcgaatatttaaatcccctttgaaaggaagatcttaaatataaaaataagttttgggatccgctctaacttttaaaaatcattttgaagactcgaaaacatttttagaatgtttggagtaatactgattaTTAAactaaatcagtcccgatatgaaagaaatatctgaatattattatttaaataatattcccataagaataattgaggtagaagttggaaaacttatacttgaatgaataacaaataatcaaagatatacttatacgaaagtaatatctttatttgaataatcaaaaataagtttgattatcgacaccttattctttaatacaataaagaatattattaagtaataagcggagtcataatacctcgaatgaatactataaataatatttataaaataaggagtcatacatcctcaaatgaatatccaagtaatattcaataataatataactgagtcataagccctcaaatgaatattcaaataataaaataaactgagtcataagcccttgaatgaatattcaaataatattcaaataataaaataaactgagtcttaagccctcgaatgaatactcaattaatattcaattaagtaaaataaaggtatcgaataaaccttattcgatccatagttttaaaaactatatccatatatatataaatatatatatatataatatactcgggaacatcgactcccggtttagaaatatgttcaccttttatcccctatactaagggtatacgcaaatacttgcttatttctagcataggtattatgcaactataagcattgaaatcaacagatagataaccagattacgaaacagacatgcatatataccatatcagcatgctccaatatatcgcaaaatttgctaataacaatcatgcactatcacaagataatgcatatacatatatttacatcacaacaacagtatatcgggtagaaaacttgcctgagcgactgggggttacgaatggctcgggacgagtctggtaacctataaacaacaagtaagttggaattaaaccaaagtcacttgtaaatctatactttaactaacttagactctaacgctcgttttgcgctcactgattcgcttaagtcactcgggtaccctcggctccaccatttttaataatttaacctttacgagttttaaagcgattccttcgcgagtgtcttaccaactgcctaacacacttaccataaatgtttcatacattaattaaccctttttggtctttaacctatgtttcaaagtaaggcgaggggaaaagtttcgttcacgaaacgccgttacttgaaacggtcgtttctcctaaaccgtgcatcggaatcgaacgaactacatattaaaacgaagctcgtaacatgagctatctagacatggcagtggtcataatctagcagggggttctcgggtcctaatgttatgcacaaaacagtctacagaaaatcggacgttacgacggctatgtttacgcgatttcccaaatttttaaaccattcaataccaaccacaaatcaaccccaattcaatcatacaaccaatatccatcctcatcacatcataacaaccccaaccaattcaatttaatcattcatacttatgcctaagcttaactttaatcatacttaagttcttttaatcaaaacaacaatatttaccaatccaacaacatcccaaactcactaatctctacatacacaaccatcaagcctctcatgaactaaaatactcatattatgctcttaacattcaataacaaagcttggttaagagattatacctttcttgaagctttttaacacaacccaagagctttgaatgcctaaagaaccttgatccttgcttgtataaccttaatctttcataaaaattcaagaaaactaaagttatttcttgaaggttactattcaccatcttcttccttgatttatagaaaaagattggcttggaattagaagcttaaacttataggaagtatgtaactatccatggggaagcttagataattaccttgctaaatagtaagtggtggagcttggatcttcaaattttaagaaatgggccgagagctagcttgggaagaaagagatttttgtgttttgtttgatgaaaatgaaatgatttgcttggttggttgatttttgtgttgtttttggttaatgacttaattaaccttgattttgtgtggttataattcaaccacacttccttcccttctatgtcatgcttgtgtcaccttgcacatgtcataatgctcccacttgtccacaccttgtggtttgatgatgtcacaatccctggcttcttatacaagcttgtctcttggtcacttatttgtttacggttcgcttatctttcgttctcgtttatcgtttgagggatcatacccgggatcttattacttaggttcccttaacctttctcaatatattatattccttttatgatcctctcctataatcctttaatttcaatcctttttatcctgttaccttatactcaattctctccgtatcttgtggattttcgagaaaaatcaaagtgttcggaattggattctgacgatctttacatacacttatatacttcatagagtactaataatatcccagaatatccataacaaacccctacatagcgtggcatgaaaagttttctcgttcagcaaaaacactattcataagggtttcaaatttctcaaaaattggggttattacagtctcccctccttaaaaggattccgtcccggaatcagatagaaacaaatggggatactttcttagcattacNNNNNNNNNNNNNNNNNNNNNNNNNNNNNNNNNNNNNNNNNNNNNNNNNNNNNNNNNNNNNNNNNNNNNNNNNNNNNNNNNNNNNNNNNNNNNNNNNNNNNNNNNNNNNNNNNNNNNNNNNNNNNNNNNNNNNNNNNNNNNNNNNNNNNNNNNNNNNNNNNNNNNNNNNNNNNNNNNNNNNNNNNNNNNNNNNNNNNNNNNNNNNNNNNNNNNNNNNNNNNNNNNNNNNNNNNNNNNNNNNNNNNNNNNNNNNNNNNNNNNNNNNNNNNNNNNNNNNNNNNNNNNNNNNNNNNNNNNNNNNNNNNNNNNNNNNNNNNNNNNNNNNNNNNNNNNNNNNNNNNNNNNNNNNNNNNNNNNNNNNNNNNNNNNNNNNNNNNNNNNNNNNNNNNNNNNNNNNNNNNNNNNNNNNNNNNNNNNNNNNNNN from Apium graveolens cultivar Ventura chromosome 5, ASM990537v1, whole genome shotgun sequence includes the following:
- the LOC141660707 gene encoding uncharacterized protein LOC141660707, which encodes MASRKLRYYFQGRTVQVTSQPLKKILTRPEASGRVVAWSIQLGEFDLEYVPRTAIKAQALADFMVECTFSGPKDLSPDEQLIRIPGKWKLFVDGSVAGKKCGAGLILYSPEGFEICQAIRFDFPLTNNEAKYEALLAGMKLARSLEAKHLRAFSDSMLVVKYFTGEYKQRDTRTKAYAAKVREASLSFETFELSQIGRENNSRADALSRLASAETRNLNGSIYLTEAKMPSIEKKECLEIHQGSNWMTPLRNFLEKGILPPDRKVALKIKYRASNYTIINGRMYRRSVSQPLLRYLNNEEHQQALEAVHEGICGEHLAGRSLALKILQQGFFWPTLRADAIDYAKRCVQCQLFATVPKQPPEEMTSVLSPIPFAVWAVDIVGILPTSTKQAK